The following proteins are encoded in a genomic region of Haloarcula marina:
- a CDS encoding TetR/AcrR family transcriptional regulator, with translation MTDADAIPFTGEPADSHEAIMRATFYALQEHGYAGLSIQRIADEADLSKSTFYHHFDGKDDLLLAFLEFILDEFDRVFQLESSGDPAQDLLTFFALILGDFPTAEEMPDPNDVLASYVELRAQAVRNPEFKTKFTETDHRFTARITALIEEGIEKGVFADVDAERTAQFLLTSLDGILLQNATRNDNPLPGMREAMERYIERELLLSDGE, from the coding sequence ATGACTGACGCCGACGCGATTCCGTTCACGGGCGAACCGGCCGACTCGCACGAAGCCATCATGCGTGCGACGTTCTACGCCCTGCAAGAGCACGGCTACGCGGGCCTCTCTATCCAGCGTATCGCCGACGAGGCCGACCTGAGCAAGTCGACGTTCTACCACCACTTCGACGGCAAGGACGACCTCCTGCTGGCCTTTCTGGAGTTCATCTTAGACGAGTTCGACCGAGTGTTCCAGTTGGAGTCCTCCGGCGACCCCGCACAGGACCTTCTGACCTTCTTCGCGCTCATCCTCGGCGACTTTCCGACCGCCGAGGAGATGCCCGACCCGAACGACGTGTTAGCGTCGTACGTCGAACTCCGGGCGCAGGCGGTCCGCAATCCGGAGTTCAAGACGAAGTTCACCGAAACGGACCACCGCTTTACCGCCCGCATCACCGCGCTCATCGAGGAGGGTATCGAGAAAGGCGTGTTCGCCGACGTCGACGCCGAACGGACCGCACAGTTCCTGCTGACGAGTCTCGACGGCATCCTGTTGCAGAACGCGACGCGAAACGACAACCCTCTTCCCGGCATGCGCGAGGCGATGGAGCGCTACATCGAGCGCGAACTCTTGCTGTCCGACGGCGAGTAG
- a CDS encoding response regulator, whose amino-acid sequence MPDSTADATVLVVDDEKEVADVYALRLRNQYETETAYGGSAALERIDDDVDVVLLDRRMPDIAGDEVLAEIRERDVSTRVIMITAVDPDFDIIDMPFDDYLCKPVEKEDLVAAIDQQLAARRYDDRLAEYLEVTSKLALLEGEKTPQTLENNEGVESLQERAEKLKREMDDALLEFDDIDAAFQEIGRRPD is encoded by the coding sequence GTGCCTGATTCGACTGCAGACGCAACCGTTCTCGTCGTCGACGACGAGAAAGAGGTCGCAGACGTCTACGCGTTACGTCTCCGTAATCAGTACGAGACGGAGACGGCCTACGGTGGCAGCGCAGCACTCGAACGCATCGACGACGACGTGGACGTTGTCCTGCTGGACCGACGGATGCCGGACATCGCCGGCGACGAGGTGCTCGCGGAGATACGCGAACGGGACGTCTCGACGCGGGTCATCATGATTACCGCGGTCGACCCGGACTTCGACATCATCGACATGCCGTTCGACGACTACCTCTGTAAACCGGTCGAGAAGGAGGACCTCGTCGCGGCCATCGACCAGCAACTCGCCGCCCGGCGCTACGACGACCGCCTCGCGGAGTACCTCGAAGTCACGTCGAAACTCGCCCTGCTGGAGGGCGAGAAGACGCCCCAGACACTCGAAAACAACGAGGGCGTCGAATCGCTACAGGAGCGGGCCGAGAAACTCAAACGAGAGATGGACGACGCCCTCTTGGAGTTCGACGATATCGACGCCGCGTTTCAGGAAATCGGGCGTCGCCCGGACTAA
- a CDS encoding NAD(+)/NADH kinase produces the protein MTVGIVAQRDNDRAMALASELTDRLHAVGEAVVVDQTTGAALTDHEAWEAAKPDSQPVREMRDCDLVVSIGGDGTFLYAARGAGSTPLMGVNLGEVGFLNALAPEEAVETVVAEVEHIQKTGSARTRAMPRLRATGPDWELSPALNEVVVQGGHRGHGGGGTLEIRVDGVLYTSGHADGVLVATPTGSTAYNLSEGGPLVHPDVAGLVVTGMAQDEGMPPLVVDTDSDVTVTLTDAERGVVVSDGRVRKEITPPARVTLSRASEPIRLAGPPLDFFTALGKLG, from the coding sequence ATGACCGTCGGTATCGTCGCGCAACGCGACAACGACCGGGCGATGGCGCTCGCGAGCGAGTTGACCGACCGCCTCCACGCGGTCGGGGAGGCCGTCGTCGTCGACCAGACCACCGGTGCGGCGCTCACCGACCACGAGGCGTGGGAGGCCGCGAAACCGGACAGTCAACCGGTCCGAGAGATGCGGGACTGTGACCTCGTCGTCAGCATCGGCGGTGACGGGACGTTCCTCTACGCCGCCCGCGGCGCAGGGTCGACGCCTCTGATGGGCGTCAACCTCGGCGAAGTCGGCTTCCTCAACGCGCTGGCTCCCGAGGAGGCCGTCGAGACGGTGGTCGCGGAGGTCGAACACATCCAGAAGACCGGGAGCGCCCGGACTCGCGCGATGCCGCGACTGCGCGCGACCGGTCCCGACTGGGAACTCTCGCCCGCGCTCAACGAGGTTGTCGTGCAAGGCGGCCACCGCGGCCACGGCGGCGGCGGAACGCTCGAAATCCGCGTCGACGGCGTGCTGTACACGAGCGGCCACGCCGACGGCGTACTGGTGGCGACGCCGACGGGGTCCACGGCGTACAACCTGAGCGAGGGCGGCCCGCTAGTGCATCCGGACGTTGCGGGTCTCGTGGTCACGGGAATGGCACAGGACGAAGGGATGCCCCCGCTGGTGGTCGACACCGACAGCGACGTGACCGTGACGCTGACCGACGCGGAACGTGGCGTCGTCGTCAGCGACGGACGGGTGCGAAAAGAGATTACGCCACCGGCGCGAGTGACGCTCTCGCGGGCGAGCGAGCCAATCAGGCTGGCGGGTCCACCGCTCGATTTCTTCACGGCGCTCGGCAAACTTGGGTAG
- a CDS encoding COG1361 S-layer family protein produces MRLRIPLTLTVVALLLVAGTAAAAVTGSPDIDATFADNTVSAGEETTLDVVLVNSGDLTSGSARNPSLNSEVTTARGLSVAVNSGGAPISVTTSRQSVGTLAQGPPTTVSFDISVDEDADPGTYEIPVKLRYEHTDYISEADGNRDETDVERTIDVELRVSDDATFDVTNVESDARVGSTGSVAVTIENTGEEAARNAAVTLQSENQELSVGGSTQSSRYVDTWESGEQRTFRFRVGASSNAEPEPYEFGLDVAFDDTDGVRKQSVGSSVGIAPDPEQTFSVVNVSSAVAVDNTGTYAVTLRNNGPVPVDNAVVTVASQSPDITFGDATSTTQYVGQWDAGETRTVRVDATASADAETRGYALSTSVGYEDPEGDAATSGDIATGILPLPEQSFSLSDVEADLQAGADGTLEVTLTNDGQRAVENVVLNWESEHSNLSPQETQYAVGNLAPGESATASFGVDASESAVAGPRQFDFVAAYRDDNGDRRESDILEVQAEVAADEDEFAVESANTTVGAGQSAVIELTVTNNEDVPLTDISAKLFADSPISVTDDEAYVAELAPGESETLKFGISASGGAMAKSYPVSLDFQYEEPDGDTPMSDTYRVAIDVTQRSGGGGGLPLTAIGAVSLVSLLAIGGYVRFR; encoded by the coding sequence ATGAGACTTCGAATCCCACTCACGCTGACCGTCGTAGCACTGTTGCTCGTTGCCGGGACCGCCGCCGCCGCCGTGACCGGTAGTCCCGACATCGACGCGACGTTCGCGGACAACACCGTCTCGGCTGGCGAGGAAACGACACTCGACGTGGTGCTGGTCAACAGCGGCGACCTGACCAGCGGGTCCGCCCGCAATCCGAGTCTGAACAGCGAAGTGACGACCGCTCGCGGCCTGTCCGTCGCCGTCAACTCTGGCGGCGCGCCGATTTCGGTCACCACGTCCCGCCAGTCCGTCGGGACGCTCGCACAGGGGCCGCCGACGACCGTCTCGTTCGACATCAGCGTCGACGAGGACGCCGACCCGGGCACCTACGAGATACCCGTCAAACTCCGCTACGAGCACACGGACTACATCTCCGAGGCCGACGGGAACCGCGACGAGACCGACGTCGAACGGACTATCGACGTGGAACTCCGCGTCTCTGACGACGCGACCTTCGACGTGACGAACGTCGAATCCGACGCCCGCGTCGGTTCGACCGGGTCCGTCGCCGTCACCATCGAGAACACCGGCGAAGAAGCCGCCCGCAACGCCGCCGTCACGCTCCAGAGCGAGAACCAGGAACTCAGCGTCGGCGGGAGCACGCAGAGTTCCCGTTACGTGGACACGTGGGAATCCGGCGAACAGCGGACCTTCCGGTTCCGCGTGGGCGCGTCGAGTAACGCCGAACCCGAACCGTACGAGTTCGGCCTCGACGTGGCGTTCGACGATACCGACGGCGTCCGCAAGCAGTCGGTCGGCAGTTCGGTCGGCATCGCGCCCGACCCCGAACAGACGTTCTCCGTCGTCAACGTCTCCAGCGCCGTCGCCGTCGACAACACCGGGACGTACGCGGTGACGCTCCGCAACAACGGGCCGGTGCCGGTCGACAACGCCGTCGTCACCGTCGCCTCCCAGAGTCCCGACATCACGTTCGGCGACGCCACGTCGACCACGCAGTACGTCGGCCAGTGGGACGCGGGTGAGACGCGGACGGTCCGCGTCGACGCCACGGCCAGCGCCGACGCCGAAACCCGCGGCTACGCGCTCTCGACGAGCGTCGGGTACGAGGACCCCGAGGGCGACGCCGCCACCTCCGGCGACATCGCCACGGGTATCCTGCCGCTCCCCGAACAGTCCTTCTCGCTGTCCGACGTCGAGGCCGACTTACAGGCCGGTGCGGACGGGACGCTCGAAGTCACGCTGACGAACGACGGTCAGCGGGCCGTCGAGAACGTCGTCCTGAACTGGGAGAGCGAGCACAGCAACCTCTCGCCACAGGAGACCCAGTACGCCGTCGGCAACCTCGCGCCCGGCGAGTCCGCGACGGCGAGTTTCGGCGTGGACGCCTCCGAGAGCGCCGTCGCGGGGCCGCGACAGTTCGACTTCGTGGCCGCGTACCGCGACGACAACGGTGACCGCCGCGAGAGCGACATCCTCGAAGTGCAGGCCGAAGTGGCCGCCGACGAAGACGAGTTCGCCGTCGAATCGGCCAACACCACGGTCGGCGCGGGGCAGTCCGCGGTCATCGAACTGACGGTGACCAACAACGAGGATGTGCCGCTGACCGACATCTCGGCGAAACTGTTCGCCGACTCGCCCATCTCGGTCACCGACGACGAGGCGTACGTCGCGGAACTCGCCCCCGGCGAGTCCGAGACGCTCAAGTTCGGCATCAGCGCCAGCGGCGGGGCGATGGCGAAGTCCTACCCCGTCTCGCTGGACTTCCAGTACGAGGAACCCGACGGCGACACGCCGATGTCCGACACCTACCGGGTCGCCATCGACGTGACCCAACGGAGCGGTGGCGGCGGCGGCCTTCCGCTTACGGCCATCGGTGCCGTCTCGCTCGTGAGTCTCCTCGCAATCGGTGGGTACGTCAGGTTCCGCTAA
- a CDS encoding response regulator transcription factor: protein MALGTPGRGHVLVVDDEHDVADTQALRLRDHYETSVAYGGNEALEMAGPEIDAILLDRRMPDIHGDEVLDRLRERGYEGKVIMLTAVDPDLNILEMAFDDYLQKPVDRETLLSTLEQHLDGAVRDDRLEEYFEVSSKLAVLEGEKSPSELDSSEEYAELEARADELEWQLRTELDDFDAIVETYRAIDRGSS from the coding sequence GTGGCACTAGGGACACCGGGCCGTGGGCACGTACTCGTGGTCGACGACGAACACGACGTGGCGGACACGCAGGCGTTGCGGTTGCGTGACCACTACGAGACGAGCGTCGCCTACGGTGGGAACGAGGCACTGGAGATGGCCGGGCCGGAGATAGACGCCATCCTGCTGGACCGGCGGATGCCCGACATCCACGGCGACGAGGTGCTGGACCGCCTTCGAGAACGGGGCTACGAGGGCAAGGTCATCATGCTGACCGCCGTCGACCCGGACCTCAACATCCTCGAGATGGCGTTCGACGACTACCTCCAGAAACCGGTCGACCGAGAGACGCTGTTGTCGACGCTCGAACAGCACCTCGACGGCGCTGTCAGAGACGACCGACTGGAGGAGTACTTCGAAGTCTCCTCGAAACTCGCGGTGCTGGAAGGGGAGAAGTCGCCGTCGGAACTCGACTCCAGCGAGGAGTACGCGGAACTCGAAGCCCGCGCGGACGAACTGGAGTGGCAACTCAGGACCGAACTCGACGACTTCGACGCCATCGTCGAGACGTACCGGGCAATCGACCGCGGATCGAGTTGA
- a CDS encoding dihydrolipoyl dehydrogenase family protein: MTHVVIIGAYGSAGAAVAGELVDEDGIELTLIDNGDPGGGLCILEGCMPSKEVLSAGAHRFQVRHDHRLTGGVPDIDLDAVVETKNERTRGWAGHRRDSIHSMAEREGVEFVHDTATFVDEHTVRAGGEEYEADYVVIATGSSVNVPDTPGIDDVDFMTSEDVLHATEFPDSGIVMGLGYIGMEMVPYLAEAGGMELTVVEHDDRPIDEADPAFGDEARRIYEDNWDIDIPTNCHERKLERTEDGGVRLHVEFEDGETDTYEADQLFLFTGRRPTVEGLGLENTSISAEGEWVRETMQTADADHVYAVGDVNEKEPILHVAKEQGFTAAENILRQEAGADPQAYENVHHHVIFSGLGIYPFARVGHNEQTAREAGYDVVTATRQASDDGVFKSKDVPEGLAKLVVDAADGTVLGWQGLHYHADSFAKTMQIVVELGLDVRDLPDRAYHPTLPENLDGLIRDCVADLDDA, translated from the coding sequence ATGACCCACGTCGTCATCATCGGCGCGTACGGGAGCGCTGGCGCGGCCGTCGCTGGCGAACTCGTCGACGAGGACGGTATCGAACTCACGCTCATCGACAACGGCGACCCCGGCGGTGGCCTCTGTATCCTCGAGGGTTGCATGCCCTCGAAGGAAGTTCTCTCCGCGGGCGCCCATCGCTTTCAGGTCCGGCACGACCACCGCCTGACCGGCGGCGTCCCGGACATCGACCTCGACGCGGTCGTCGAGACGAAGAACGAGCGAACCCGCGGGTGGGCGGGCCACCGGCGGGACTCGATCCACTCGATGGCCGAACGCGAGGGCGTGGAGTTCGTCCACGACACGGCGACGTTCGTCGACGAGCACACCGTCCGGGCGGGTGGCGAGGAGTACGAGGCCGACTACGTCGTCATCGCCACCGGGTCGTCGGTGAACGTCCCCGACACGCCGGGTATCGACGACGTGGACTTCATGACGAGCGAGGACGTGCTCCACGCGACGGAGTTCCCGGACTCGGGTATCGTCATGGGCCTCGGGTACATCGGGATGGAGATGGTCCCGTATCTCGCCGAGGCCGGGGGGATGGAACTCACCGTCGTCGAACACGACGACCGCCCCATCGACGAGGCCGACCCCGCGTTCGGCGACGAGGCCCGGCGCATCTACGAGGACAACTGGGACATCGACATTCCGACCAACTGCCACGAGCGGAAACTCGAACGCACCGAGGACGGCGGCGTCCGCCTCCACGTCGAGTTCGAGGACGGCGAGACGGATACCTACGAGGCCGACCAACTGTTCCTCTTCACCGGCCGTCGACCCACCGTCGAGGGTCTCGGCCTCGAAAACACGTCCATTTCGGCCGAGGGCGAGTGGGTCCGCGAGACGATGCAGACCGCGGACGCCGACCACGTCTACGCCGTCGGCGACGTGAACGAGAAAGAGCCGATTCTCCACGTCGCGAAAGAGCAGGGCTTCACCGCCGCCGAGAACATCCTCCGACAGGAGGCCGGAGCGGACCCGCAGGCGTACGAGAACGTCCACCATCACGTCATCTTCTCGGGACTGGGCATCTACCCATTCGCCCGCGTCGGCCACAACGAACAGACCGCCCGCGAAGCGGGCTACGACGTGGTCACGGCGACCCGACAGGCCAGCGACGACGGCGTGTTCAAGTCCAAAGACGTGCCCGAGGGACTGGCGAAACTCGTCGTCGACGCCGCCGACGGCACGGTGCTGGGATGGCAGGGCCTGCACTACCACGCCGACAGTTTCGCGAAGACGATGCAGATAGTCGTCGAGTTGGGACTCGACGTGCGTGACCTGCCCGACCGGGCGTACCACCCGACGCTCCCCGAGAACTTAGACGGCCTCATCCGAGACTGCGTCGCCGACCTCGACGACGCTTAG
- a CDS encoding ATP-binding protein, with translation MTKPLATVDLDERAGGYGARTLLYVDDSPDAVAARDALESIADSVDVRTVRSVEDALSTLRSERIHCVVTEYTLPDGTGLDILDAVRETDRDLPVVLFTADGTEAIASAAIDAGITGYLKKRPLDDQVTALADRVGTILTERTRREAILGRMTDAFFALDEDWRFTYLNDRGREVIGEASVDADATDDFVGTSIWEVVPEAVGTEFYDAYHRAMDQQEPASFEAFYEPLETWFDVRAYPSPTGLSVYFRDVTERREHEQSLAEREQILTDMYRVIAEKGTPFEEKVDRLLELGSAALGTESAAFSRVDDDDYVFEAVISPTESVEPGDVVALQSTNCERAIVEEETLVLADISSDAPDLTDRVGNVDFGISCYLGMPIVVDDEVYGTFCFYDREPKGEAFANWEVTLVELMGNWISYELERERRELQLTRERNRLEDFASHVSHDLRNPLTVAAGRLEIVGESYDGDPEHLAAVERALNRMDELIDDVLTLARSGDRVDDATPTELRRLVTDGWKAVECENATLEGPADDLTVVGDASRLQQLFENLFRNAVDHGSTNSQPQTGDDVSGGDRPHVTVSVGVLPNRDGFYVSDDGPGIPETDRERVFESGYTTREDGTGFGLRIVREIVEAHGGTISVTDGEAGGARFEVSGLRTE, from the coding sequence GTGACTAAGCCCCTAGCCACGGTTGACCTCGACGAGCGGGCGGGCGGCTACGGGGCCCGTACGCTTCTGTACGTCGACGACAGCCCGGACGCCGTGGCGGCACGAGACGCGCTGGAGAGCATCGCGGACTCCGTCGACGTGAGGACGGTCCGGAGCGTCGAGGACGCGCTATCGACGCTCCGGAGCGAGCGGATTCACTGCGTCGTCACGGAGTACACGCTACCCGACGGAACGGGGCTCGATATCCTCGACGCGGTGCGCGAGACGGACCGAGACCTCCCGGTAGTGCTGTTCACTGCCGACGGGACGGAGGCTATCGCGAGCGCCGCTATCGACGCCGGTATCACGGGCTACCTCAAGAAGCGACCGCTCGACGACCAGGTCACGGCGCTGGCCGACCGCGTCGGGACCATCCTGACCGAACGTACCAGACGAGAGGCCATTCTCGGGCGGATGACCGACGCGTTCTTCGCGCTCGACGAAGACTGGCGATTCACCTACCTCAACGACCGGGGCCGTGAGGTAATCGGCGAGGCGTCGGTCGACGCCGACGCCACCGACGACTTCGTCGGCACGTCCATCTGGGAGGTCGTCCCCGAGGCCGTCGGCACGGAGTTCTACGACGCGTACCACCGAGCCATGGACCAGCAAGAGCCAGCGTCGTTCGAAGCCTTCTACGAACCGCTAGAGACGTGGTTCGATGTCAGAGCCTATCCGTCGCCGACCGGCCTTTCGGTGTACTTCCGAGATGTCACCGAACGACGGGAACACGAGCAGTCGCTGGCCGAGCGAGAACAGATACTCACCGACATGTACCGCGTCATCGCGGAGAAAGGGACGCCGTTCGAGGAGAAAGTCGACCGGCTACTGGAACTCGGGTCGGCGGCGCTGGGAACGGAGTCGGCCGCCTTCTCGCGCGTGGATGACGACGACTACGTCTTCGAGGCCGTCATCTCCCCCACGGAGAGCGTCGAACCCGGCGACGTGGTCGCCCTCCAGTCGACCAACTGCGAGCGGGCAATCGTCGAGGAGGAGACGCTGGTCCTCGCCGACATCTCGTCGGACGCCCCGGACCTGACCGACCGCGTTGGCAACGTCGACTTTGGCATCTCCTGTTACCTCGGGATGCCAATCGTCGTCGACGACGAGGTGTACGGCACCTTCTGTTTCTACGACCGCGAACCCAAGGGAGAGGCGTTCGCCAACTGGGAGGTGACGCTGGTCGAGTTGATGGGCAACTGGATTAGCTACGAACTGGAACGCGAGCGCCGCGAACTCCAACTCACCCGCGAACGCAACCGACTGGAGGACTTCGCCAGTCACGTCTCACACGACCTGCGGAATCCCCTGACCGTCGCGGCCGGTCGTCTCGAAATCGTCGGCGAGAGCTACGACGGCGACCCCGAACATCTCGCCGCGGTCGAACGCGCGCTCAATCGGATGGACGAACTCATCGACGACGTGCTGACGCTGGCCCGGTCTGGGGACCGGGTCGACGACGCGACGCCGACCGAGTTGCGGCGACTCGTCACCGACGGCTGGAAGGCCGTCGAGTGCGAGAACGCGACGCTCGAGGGCCCGGCAGACGACCTGACCGTCGTCGGCGACGCCAGCCGCCTCCAACAACTGTTCGAGAACCTGTTTCGGAACGCTGTGGACCACGGGTCCACGAACAGTCAGCCCCAGACTGGCGACGACGTGTCGGGCGGCGACCGGCCACACGTCACGGTCTCCGTCGGCGTTCTGCCGAACCGCGACGGGTTCTACGTCAGCGACGACGGTCCCGGTATCCCGGAGACCGACCGAGAGCGGGTGTTCGAGAGCGGGTACACCACCCGCGAGGACGGGACGGGGTTCGGTCTCCGAATCGTCCGCGAAATCGTCGAGGCTCACGGCGGCACCATCAGTGTCACCGACGGCGAAGCGGGCGGCGCGCGCTTCGAAGTGAGCGGTCTCCGGACCGAGTGA
- a CDS encoding efflux RND transporter permease subunit, whose amino-acid sequence MDYQRYIDWADDRIVDDSRRVVLAFIVVTLVFSAGLGNISTNAGTSQFTTDLPAEEAFSQVNTEFSPAFSPDTGNTQLIQEGNNVLSKDALLRMLRAQERLEEHRDLRVTGTSSAATIVAQQLDPSARTTEAQIRAIESASSGEIDAAVRRAAENPQFGSLVSSDFNRGSASASVTLGLVTHELPAGISSGSGQGGSSPLTSIQRQAQFTVQSAGQGTITVFGSGIVAAEFSNVVFDSLILTVPAAVIFILIFLSIAYRDLADMALGLIALFMAIIWTFGFMGLAGIPFSQMLIAVPPLLLAVGIDFGIHAINRYREERQHGTSIHRSMRITTDQLLVAFFIVTGTTVIGFAANLTSSLPPIQDFGFVAAVGITFTFFIFGVFLPAAKVELDTLRQRYPIPTFTEKPLGSEDSALGGVLRGGVVIAERAPVVFLLATLVLTAGAGVYATGISTSFSQDDFLPPEDNPDWIESLPEPFAPSEYTVTERTNFLEEKFDSTQSGRATIYVQGPMRQDSALEQIYRAGDDPPDSFVREDGRASSTSIVTVIQDRAARDPEFRRLVERNDANDNGVPDDNLEEVYEYLLSSSSRDRALNYITEDYRSTRVVYTVEAGASDSEVAEDARTVAEDFRYDAVATGSIVVFQAVSDVILESAVQSLAIALAGASVFLVFIYYVLEGRPSLGIANVIPVVVTVALLAGTMRLLRIPFNAITATMLAITIGLGVDYSVHVTHRFADEIHDYDLVTALDRTVRGTGGALLGSMLTTVFGIGVLALAVFPAIGQFGILTALSIAYAFLTSLLVLPSVLVIWDGLTNYDQPLRRLFHISGPERIQASKTKSDD is encoded by the coding sequence ATGGATTACCAGCGGTACATCGACTGGGCGGACGACCGCATCGTCGACGACTCCAGACGCGTCGTCCTGGCGTTCATCGTCGTGACGCTCGTCTTCAGCGCCGGTCTGGGGAACATCTCGACGAACGCGGGGACCTCCCAGTTCACCACCGACCTGCCCGCCGAAGAGGCGTTTTCGCAGGTCAACACGGAGTTCTCACCGGCGTTCTCGCCGGACACCGGGAACACCCAGTTGATACAGGAAGGGAACAACGTCCTCTCGAAGGACGCCCTGTTGCGGATGCTCCGCGCGCAGGAGCGACTGGAGGAACATCGGGACTTGCGCGTGACCGGCACGTCGAGCGCCGCGACCATCGTCGCCCAGCAACTCGACCCGTCGGCCCGGACCACCGAGGCGCAGATTCGGGCGATTGAGTCGGCCTCGAGCGGCGAAATCGACGCGGCCGTCCGCCGGGCCGCCGAGAACCCGCAGTTCGGCTCGCTCGTCAGTAGCGACTTCAACCGCGGGTCGGCCTCGGCGTCGGTCACGCTCGGCCTCGTCACGCACGAACTCCCGGCCGGTATCTCTTCGGGGTCCGGGCAGGGCGGGTCCAGTCCGCTGACGAGCATCCAGCGACAGGCCCAGTTCACGGTCCAGTCGGCCGGGCAGGGGACCATCACCGTCTTCGGGTCGGGCATCGTCGCCGCGGAGTTCTCGAACGTGGTCTTCGACTCGCTCATCCTGACCGTCCCGGCGGCGGTCATCTTCATCCTCATCTTCCTCTCTATCGCGTACCGTGACCTCGCGGACATGGCGCTCGGTCTCATCGCCCTGTTTATGGCTATCATCTGGACGTTCGGGTTCATGGGTCTCGCTGGTATCCCGTTCTCGCAGATGCTCATCGCGGTGCCACCGCTGTTGCTGGCGGTGGGCATCGACTTCGGTATCCACGCTATCAACCGCTATCGAGAGGAGCGCCAACACGGGACGAGCATCCACCGGTCGATGCGTATCACCACCGACCAGTTGCTCGTCGCCTTCTTCATCGTCACCGGGACGACGGTCATCGGATTCGCGGCGAATCTCACCAGTTCGCTCCCGCCGATTCAGGACTTCGGGTTCGTCGCCGCCGTCGGCATCACGTTCACGTTCTTCATCTTCGGCGTGTTCCTCCCGGCGGCGAAGGTGGAACTGGACACGCTCCGCCAGCGCTATCCGATTCCGACGTTCACGGAGAAACCCCTCGGCTCCGAGGACTCCGCGCTGGGCGGCGTCCTCCGCGGCGGCGTCGTCATCGCCGAACGCGCGCCGGTCGTCTTCCTGCTCGCGACGCTGGTGCTCACGGCGGGCGCGGGCGTCTACGCGACGGGCATCTCGACCTCCTTCTCGCAGGACGACTTCCTCCCGCCGGAGGACAACCCCGACTGGATTGAGTCGCTCCCGGAACCGTTCGCCCCCAGCGAGTACACCGTCACCGAGCGGACGAACTTCTTAGAGGAGAAGTTCGACTCGACCCAGAGCGGGCGGGCGACGATATACGTACAAGGGCCGATGCGACAGGATTCGGCGTTAGAGCAGATTTACCGGGCCGGTGACGACCCGCCGGATTCGTTCGTCCGCGAGGACGGCCGCGCGTCGTCGACCTCTATCGTGACGGTTATCCAGGACCGCGCGGCCCGCGACCCCGAGTTCCGCCGCCTCGTCGAGCGCAACGACGCCAACGACAACGGCGTCCCCGACGACAACCTCGAAGAGGTCTACGAGTACCTCCTGTCGTCGTCATCGCGCGACCGGGCGCTGAACTACATCACAGAGGACTACCGGAGCACGCGCGTCGTCTACACCGTCGAGGCCGGTGCGAGCGACTCCGAGGTGGCCGAAGACGCGCGGACGGTCGCCGAGGACTTCCGCTACGACGCGGTGGCGACCGGGTCCATCGTCGTCTTCCAGGCCGTCTCGGACGTGATTCTCGAGTCCGCCGTCCAGTCGCTAGCCATCGCGCTGGCTGGAGCGTCGGTGTTTCTCGTGTTCATCTACTACGTCCTCGAGGGCAGGCCGTCGCTGGGTATCGCGAACGTCATCCCCGTCGTCGTCACCGTCGCGCTGTTGGCGGGGACGATGCGGCTACTCCGGATTCCGTTCAACGCCATCACGGCGACGATGCTCGCCATCACCATCGGCCTGGGCGTGGACTACTCCGTTCACGTCACCCACCGCTTCGCCGACGAGATACACGACTACGACCTCGTGACGGCGCTGGACCGGACGGTTCGCGGGACCGGCGGTGCGTTGCTCGGCAGCATGCTCACCACCGTCTTCGGCATCGGTGTGCTGGCGCTCGCCGTCTTCCCGGCCATCGGCCAGTTCGGCATCCTGACGGCGCTGTCCATCGCCTACGCGTTCCTCACGTCGCTGTTGGTCCTCCCGTCCGTGCTGGTCATCTGGGACGGCCTGACGAACTACGACCAACCGCTCCGACGGCTGTTCCACATCAGCGGGCCGGAGCGGATTCAGGCCAGCAAGACGAAGAGCGACGACTGA